A single window of Candidatus Margulisiibacteriota bacterium DNA harbors:
- the groL gene encoding chaperonin GroEL (60 kDa chaperone family; promotes refolding of misfolded polypeptides especially under stressful conditions; forms two stacked rings of heptamers to form a barrel-shaped 14mer; ends can be capped by GroES; misfolded proteins enter the barrel where they are refolded when GroES binds), whose translation MAAKQIVFNDDAWRALEKGVSKVANAVKATLGPRGKNVVLEKKWGSPTITNDGVTIAKEIDLEDPFENMGAQLLKEVASKTNDIAGDGTTTATVLGQAIFLAGLKNVVSGANAMAIKRGIQKAVETAVGQLKKLSRPVETKEAIAQVAAISANNDSEIGNLIADAMEKVGKDGVITVEESKGIETTLEVVEGMQFDKGYASPYMVTDRDRMESVIEDAYILITDKKISAIKDLLPTLEKVVQASKPLLILADEIEGEALATIVVNKLRGTLNCVAVKAPGFGDRRKAMLEDIAILTGGEVLSEDKGATLENVNESMFGKAKKVIVEKEKTTIITEDGGRKTAVKERIGQIKKEIEMSDSSYDKEKLQERLAKLSGGVAVVKAGAPTETELKEKKHRIEDALSATRAAVEEGIIAGGGCSLVHAISSVSELEKKSSGDEKIGVSIVKKALEEPLRQIVNNAGQEGSVIVEKIKAEKNENIGFNAQTYEFTDMFKAGIVDPLKVTRSALQNAASIAAMLLTTEALVAEIPEKEKAPAMPAGMPGGGYGDMM comes from the coding sequence ATGGCTGCAAAACAAATAGTTTTTAATGACGACGCCTGGAGAGCGTTGGAAAAGGGCGTCAGCAAGGTCGCCAATGCGGTAAAGGCCACGCTGGGGCCAAGGGGCAAGAATGTGGTGCTTGAGAAAAAGTGGGGATCCCCGACCATAACAAATGACGGGGTGACCATCGCAAAGGAGATTGACCTTGAGGACCCCTTCGAGAACATGGGGGCGCAGCTCCTAAAGGAAGTCGCCAGCAAAACCAATGACATAGCAGGCGACGGAACAACAACTGCAACAGTACTGGGACAGGCGATCTTTTTGGCAGGGCTAAAGAATGTTGTGTCGGGCGCCAACGCCATGGCCATAAAGAGAGGCATTCAGAAAGCGGTGGAAACAGCGGTAGGCCAGTTGAAAAAGCTCAGCAGGCCGGTGGAGACCAAAGAGGCAATAGCCCAGGTCGCCGCGATCTCGGCAAATAACGATTCCGAAATAGGGAACCTTATTGCCGATGCCATGGAAAAAGTTGGCAAGGACGGTGTTATCACGGTTGAGGAGAGCAAAGGTATCGAGACCACGCTTGAAGTGGTCGAAGGCATGCAGTTTGACAAAGGATATGCTTCTCCCTACATGGTTACCGACCGCGACCGCATGGAGAGCGTGATAGAGGACGCCTACATCCTTATTACGGACAAAAAGATCAGCGCCATCAAAGACCTGCTGCCCACCCTTGAAAAAGTGGTGCAGGCAAGCAAGCCTCTTCTTATCCTCGCAGATGAGATCGAGGGAGAAGCGCTGGCGACAATAGTCGTCAACAAACTGAGGGGCACTCTTAACTGCGTGGCGGTAAAGGCTCCCGGCTTTGGAGACAGAAGAAAAGCCATGCTCGAGGACATAGCCATACTTACAGGAGGAGAGGTCCTTTCGGAAGACAAGGGCGCAACTCTCGAGAATGTAAATGAGTCCATGTTCGGCAAGGCCAAAAAGGTCATCGTTGAAAAGGAAAAGACAACGATAATCACCGAGGACGGGGGCAGAAAAACCGCTGTCAAGGAAAGGATCGGCCAGATCAAGAAAGAGATCGAGATGAGCGATTCCTCCTATGACAAGGAAAAGCTGCAGGAAAGGCTGGCCAAACTCTCAGGAGGCGTTGCCGTAGTAAAGGCAGGCGCTCCTACAGAAACCGAACTTAAAGAGAAGAAGCACAGGATAGAGGACGCGCTTTCGGCCACAAGGGCTGCGGTCGAAGAAGGCATAATCGCAGGAGGCGGCTGTTCCCTGGTCCATGCCATCTCAAGCGTTTCCGAGCTGGAAAAGAAATCTTCCGGCGACGAGAAGATCGGCGTCTCGATAGTAAAGAAGGCTCTTGAAGAGCCTCTAAGACAGATTGTCAACAATGCCGGACAGGAAGGCTCCGTGATCGTTGAAAAGATAAAGGCGGAAAAGAACGAGAACATCGGCTTTAACGCCCAAACCTATGAGTTCACCGACATGTTCAAGGCCGGGATAGTGGACCCGCTAAAGGTGACCAGGTCGGCACTGCAGAACGCCGCAAGCATTGCGGCCATGCTGCTGACGACCGAGGCGCTGGTAGCCGAGATCCCCGAAAAGGAAAAGGCTCCCGCAATGCCTGCAGGAATGCCGGGCGGCGGCTACGGGGATATGATGTAA
- the hisA gene encoding 1-(5-phosphoribosyl)-5-[(5-phosphoribosylamino)methylideneamino]imidazole-4-carboxamide isomerase — MQKDFTIIPAVDILDGKCVRLEKGDFSKVTVYSDEPVKMAQKWQDKGYKWLHVVDLDGAKTGTQKNLLIVKEIAKKISIPIEVSGGLRSLDRIKELFDCGVSRVILGTVAFENLSLIKTICDAYGDKVAIGIDARKDIVLKKGWLEKTSLKAIDIARRLVDIGVKRFVYTDISRDGMMSGPNYSAIKKFASSVTVPVTASGGVTTDQDIEKLAKIKNVDSCIVGRAVYEGRVTLV; from the coding sequence ATGCAAAAAGACTTCACGATAATCCCGGCTGTCGACATCCTTGACGGAAAATGCGTCCGGCTCGAAAAGGGGGACTTTTCCAAAGTAACCGTCTATTCTGACGAGCCTGTCAAGATGGCTCAAAAATGGCAGGACAAAGGATACAAATGGCTTCATGTTGTAGACCTTGACGGCGCAAAGACAGGGACACAGAAGAACCTTTTGATAGTAAAGGAGATCGCAAAAAAGATCTCTATCCCCATCGAGGTGAGCGGAGGATTGCGCAGCCTTGACAGGATAAAAGAACTATTTGACTGCGGAGTATCGCGGGTCATACTGGGCACCGTGGCATTTGAGAACCTCAGCCTGATAAAGACCATCTGCGACGCCTACGGCGACAAAGTGGCCATAGGAATAGATGCCAGAAAGGACATAGTCCTCAAAAAAGGCTGGCTTGAAAAGACCTCCCTCAAAGCTATTGACATAGCTAGACGGTTGGTGGATATAGGGGTAAAAAGGTTTGTTTATACGGACATCTCAAGGGACGGGATGATGAGCGGGCCGAATTATTCGGCCATAAAAAAGTTCGCGTCCTCGGTAACGGTGCCGGTGACCGCCTCCGGCGGTGTTACCACGGACCAGGACATAGAAAAACTTGCCAAGATAAAGAATGTGGATTCCTGCATTGTCGGAAGAGCCGTCTACGAAGGGAGGGTAACCCTTGTTTGA
- a CDS encoding aminoglycoside phosphotransferase family protein, which produces MFEIYKRPQYPELIKHIMMNWAALGLPETDLTKLTCKIAAARKSGFNSLMTFIMSAGGKPLVVIKCPRYGESKPAADSLKTEAKVLKALSATSLKDSAPPLYLFESINGLAVLVTGGVAGGPFNELLDRENDSEKLDSLLSLGIRPAFELAGIKDGRSVEVDDTFIEEHIRKPLAAVCEYFPQHIEMIEGTCSKVLALCPKSALHLKECFVHNDFNPWNLLGSDKDSVCVIDWEDAVYDGLPLMDFFNYYIVAHRILFMGETPYSRSRTAEQKTKRAQVLLENYKKNLGLYCKASNIPPELEDLLFLVFAAEISAFFVNEKRKSISYAESWVSILLNLKASNCFESYIRKMSGL; this is translated from the coding sequence TTGTTTGAGATCTACAAAAGGCCGCAGTATCCGGAACTCATCAAACACATAATGATGAACTGGGCGGCACTGGGCCTTCCCGAAACGGACCTGACCAAGCTCACCTGCAAAATAGCCGCGGCCAGAAAATCGGGTTTTAACTCTCTTATGACCTTTATCATGAGCGCCGGAGGAAAGCCTCTTGTTGTTATCAAATGTCCCAGGTACGGCGAAAGCAAACCAGCCGCGGATTCGCTGAAGACCGAAGCAAAAGTCCTCAAAGCTCTATCAGCTACCTCCTTAAAAGATTCCGCCCCTCCCCTTTACTTGTTTGAGAGCATCAACGGACTTGCTGTCCTTGTCACCGGAGGAGTTGCCGGAGGGCCTTTTAACGAACTGCTTGACAGGGAAAATGACTCCGAAAAGCTGGACAGTCTTCTTTCACTTGGAATAAGACCGGCTTTTGAGCTTGCAGGTATAAAGGACGGCCGGTCTGTTGAGGTTGATGATACTTTTATTGAGGAACACATCAGAAAGCCGCTTGCTGCCGTTTGCGAATACTTTCCACAGCATATTGAGATGATAGAGGGCACCTGCAGTAAAGTTCTTGCTTTGTGCCCCAAAAGCGCTCTGCACCTCAAAGAATGCTTTGTGCACAACGATTTCAACCCGTGGAACCTGCTGGGCTCAGATAAAGACAGCGTCTGCGTCATAGACTGGGAGGATGCTGTTTATGACGGACTGCCGCTGATGGACTTTTTCAACTACTATATCGTGGCCCACAGGATACTGTTCATGGGGGAGACGCCCTATTCAAGGTCAAGGACAGCGGAACAAAAGACGAAAAGGGCGCAGGTCCTTCTTGAGAACTACAAAAAGAACCTGGGACTATACTGCAAGGCCTCAAACATACCTCCGGAACTGGAGGACCTCCTGTTCCTTGTGTTTGCGGCAGAGATCTCAGCGTTCTTTGTTAATGAAAAAAGAAAGTCCATCTCCTACGCGGAATCCTGGGTGAGCATCCTGCTGAACCTAAAGGCCTCGAATTGTTTTGAGAGCTATATCAGGAAAATGTCAGGGCTCTAA
- a CDS encoding GNAT family protein: protein MIKGRLAGLRPACEADIEILIPWTLDPELCRLLYGSVLNSKNEQTVYLRSIIKQQANSFPTALLYMIETRSGVPIGFLNLHSIDWKNGSLMNDMAIAEEGYRAKGASIEVICLTLDLVFKELNMNKLCGNVHDFNKASLGLYKKCAPFGIEQEGTLRQHVFRAGAYHDSHVFSILRKDYLQKAQLLKKLAGLGVQ from the coding sequence ATGATAAAAGGCCGTCTTGCGGGGCTGCGCCCCGCCTGCGAAGCGGACATCGAGATCCTGATACCCTGGACCCTTGACCCTGAGCTGTGCCGGCTTCTTTACGGCTCGGTCCTCAACTCAAAGAACGAGCAGACCGTCTATCTGCGCTCAATCATAAAACAACAGGCAAACTCCTTTCCGACAGCGCTCCTGTATATGATAGAGACCCGCTCGGGGGTCCCGATAGGCTTTCTTAATCTGCATTCTATAGACTGGAAGAACGGCAGCCTCATGAACGATATGGCCATTGCGGAAGAAGGGTACAGGGCAAAGGGGGCTTCCATAGAGGTCATTTGTCTGACGCTTGACCTAGTGTTCAAAGAACTTAACATGAACAAGCTTTGCGGCAATGTCCATGATTTTAACAAAGCTTCTTTAGGGCTTTATAAAAAGTGCGCTCCCTTCGGAATAGAGCAGGAAGGGACCTTGCGGCAGCATGTGTTCAGGGCCGGAGCCTATCATGATTCCCATGTTTTTTCCATTCTCAGAAAGGATTATCTGCAAAAAGCGCAGCTTCTAAAGAAACTGGCAGGGCTGGGGGTGCAATGA
- a CDS encoding bifunctional oligoribonuclease/PAP phosphatase NrnA encodes MKELVQAIKGLDDFLICMHVDPDGDTIGSACALSLALQKLGKTSTIYSPDPVPAMYSFIKNSQNTLRSPEKTGKRFGAVIALDCADLKRIEAGHKIKDLGGTLINIDHHEDNTLFGDLNLVRNISSTGEIVYDLIKELGVEVDEQIAQAVYVAMITDTGSFRFSNTSERVFAIAAELVKCGIDVSAIATSLYDSRSEGELRALAASLNRIERYCGGKIAVSYLSDREIASFGVVSQEMQGIVDYLRSIRDVEIAVFLRQTQDGRVKINFRSKTFDIQQIAKALGGGGHKRASGAVLDGPLDEAKKKAIGTTEAIWTASLR; translated from the coding sequence ATGAAAGAACTTGTCCAGGCAATAAAAGGGCTTGACGACTTTTTGATCTGCATGCATGTGGACCCGGACGGGGACACCATAGGCTCTGCCTGCGCGCTTTCGCTCGCTCTGCAAAAGCTTGGAAAGACTTCGACCATTTACTCACCTGACCCGGTGCCAGCCATGTATTCTTTTATAAAGAACTCTCAAAACACGCTCAGATCCCCCGAAAAGACCGGCAAAAGGTTCGGCGCGGTGATAGCCCTTGACTGCGCGGACCTTAAGAGGATAGAAGCCGGACATAAGATAAAAGACCTTGGAGGAACGCTGATCAATATAGACCATCATGAGGACAACACTCTCTTTGGAGACCTTAATCTGGTCAGGAATATATCTTCAACGGGCGAAATAGTCTATGACCTTATTAAGGAGCTGGGGGTTGAAGTTGATGAGCAGATAGCGCAGGCTGTTTATGTTGCAATGATCACGGACACCGGCTCTTTCAGGTTCAGCAACACTTCTGAGAGGGTGTTCGCCATAGCGGCGGAGCTTGTAAAATGCGGCATAGATGTCAGCGCAATAGCCACCAGCCTGTATGACAGCCGCTCGGAAGGCGAACTCAGAGCGCTTGCCGCATCTCTTAACAGGATAGAGCGCTATTGCGGCGGAAAGATCGCGGTCTCCTATCTTTCGGATAGGGAGATAGCCTCCTTCGGGGTGGTTTCGCAGGAGATGCAGGGCATAGTGGATTACTTGAGATCTATCAGGGATGTGGAGATCGCCGTCTTTTTGAGACAGACGCAGGACGGCAGGGTCAAGATCAACTTCAGGTCAAAGACCTTTGATATACAGCAGATAGCAAAAGCTCTTGGCGGCGGAGGCCACAAAAGGGCCTCCGGAGCCGTGCTGGACGGGCCCCTTGATGAAGCAAAGAAAAAAGCGATAGGAACAACAGAAGCCATATGGACGGCATCATTGCGCTAG
- the nusA gene encoding transcription termination factor NusA, with the protein MRKIEGFANMLDVIQRERSLPKEAIVKAIEAALLSACKKKFTFHDNLSVSIEDDGTVHVFAKKTVMEEVADPEQQISLKDAKKIDKAAKEGDEVLQEVTPDDFGRVAAQTAKQVIIQRIREAEKDVSFEEYSKRQGDIVTAVVQQREYNGYLVNLGRIETVLPFSEVPQAENYRPKDRIKLFIVEVGRTLKGPVITVSRSNPGLVKKLFELEVPEIGDSTLEIKNVVREAGRRTKIAIKSNDPNVSVVGTCVGHMGARIQNIVRELGNERIDIIEWKDDPKAYITAALSPAKPSKIELNKEELSAVVVVPESQLSLAIGKEGQNVRLASKLTGWKLDIQSETGEKLSSYGAKEAPQTSPETKAQEGEKKAAKKKAPAKAPKKGSNDKTSEEGNSGKEAD; encoded by the coding sequence ATGAGAAAGATAGAAGGTTTTGCCAATATGCTGGATGTTATCCAGCGCGAAAGATCTCTGCCCAAGGAAGCGATAGTAAAGGCCATAGAAGCGGCTCTGCTTTCAGCATGCAAAAAAAAGTTCACCTTTCACGACAACCTGTCCGTGTCCATAGAAGATGACGGGACCGTCCATGTTTTTGCAAAAAAGACCGTGATGGAAGAGGTTGCCGATCCGGAACAGCAGATATCCCTTAAGGACGCCAAAAAGATAGACAAGGCTGCCAAAGAAGGCGACGAAGTCCTGCAGGAAGTGACCCCCGACGATTTTGGCAGGGTTGCGGCGCAAACCGCCAAGCAGGTGATCATCCAGAGGATAAGGGAAGCCGAAAAGGATGTTTCTTTTGAGGAATATAGTAAACGGCAGGGAGATATCGTAACAGCCGTTGTCCAGCAGAGGGAATATAACGGTTACCTTGTCAATCTGGGAAGGATAGAAACGGTCCTGCCTTTTTCGGAAGTTCCCCAGGCAGAAAATTACAGGCCCAAGGACAGGATAAAACTTTTCATAGTTGAGGTGGGCAGAACTCTCAAAGGGCCTGTTATAACGGTGTCAAGGTCAAATCCCGGACTTGTTAAAAAACTCTTTGAACTGGAAGTCCCGGAAATAGGGGATTCCACCCTTGAGATAAAGAATGTTGTTCGCGAGGCAGGCCGAAGGACCAAGATAGCGATCAAATCCAACGACCCCAATGTCAGCGTTGTGGGCACCTGCGTGGGCCATATGGGCGCCAGGATACAGAACATTGTAAGAGAACTGGGCAACGAGAGGATAGATATCATAGAATGGAAAGATGATCCAAAGGCCTATATCACTGCGGCGCTGAGCCCCGCCAAGCCCTCCAAGATAGAGTTGAACAAGGAGGAGCTGTCGGCCGTGGTGGTGGTGCCGGAAAGCCAGCTCTCTCTTGCCATAGGCAAAGAGGGGCAGAATGTCAGGCTCGCCTCAAAATTGACCGGATGGAAGCTTGACATACAGAGCGAGACCGGGGAAAAACTTTCTTCTTACGGGGCAAAAGAAGCTCCGCAGACATCGCCAGAGACCAAGGCTCAAGAGGGGGAAAAGAAGGCGGCAAAGAAGAAGGCTCCTGCCAAGGCTCCCAAGAAAGGCAGCAATGACAAAACCTCAGAAGAAGGAAACAGCGGCAAAGAAGCCGACTAA
- the infB gene encoding translation initiation factor IF-2 — protein MTKPQKKETAAKKPTKIKVDALARELGVDAKQLLSNLKDLGISAKTKASSIDEESAKIIRDLFKAEEKQPGSSSKATEPLQVKVEEKEEIKTEESSPQAAPQAQDKNILVIPSGQITVKDLAERLKVKVSELIRQLMLKGAMVTINQQIDFAMAAEIAGKLGYELKEAEEKQKSKGPLDTKEDPSKLKSRPPVVTIMGHVDHGKTKLLDAIRKSNVIDTEAGGITQHIGAYQVDIKGKPITFLDTPGHEAFTALRARGAEITDIVIIVVAADDGIMPQTREAIDHAKASSSSIIVAINKIDKPDANIDRVKQQLSEVGLAPEDWGGQTVTVPVSAKQGTGIDHLLEMILLVAEMLELKANPSCLAGGVVIEATLDKSMGPVATILVQRGTLKVGEAFYSGSVYGKVRALINDRGKRISKAPPSMPVKIFGISDVPVSGDTFHAAKSDKEARLAAEKARENESAIKHQSRVFSLEDFSQKIKSGELKTLNLIIKADVQGSVEAIVKSLENLAGENIKTHIVLSSNGNISKSDIMLAKASEAIIIGFNVDFEADSKQLAESEGVDARLYSIIYNVIDDVKLAMVGMLEPEYEEVITGHAEVRQLFKYSKVGTIAGCFVSDGAMNRNNPARLIRVGEMLFEGKLSSLKRFKDDVKEVASGSECGIVIDGFEKVVPGDIIEQYEMRRKQKNVKIG, from the coding sequence ATGACAAAACCTCAGAAGAAGGAAACAGCGGCAAAGAAGCCGACTAAGATAAAGGTTGACGCGCTGGCCCGGGAGCTGGGCGTTGACGCAAAACAACTGCTATCAAACTTAAAGGACCTGGGCATATCCGCCAAGACCAAGGCTTCCTCTATTGATGAGGAATCTGCAAAGATAATCAGGGACCTTTTTAAGGCCGAGGAAAAACAACCGGGATCTTCGTCTAAGGCGACGGAGCCCTTACAGGTCAAGGTTGAGGAAAAAGAAGAGATTAAGACCGAAGAATCCTCCCCTCAAGCCGCCCCGCAGGCGCAGGATAAGAACATTCTCGTTATCCCGTCCGGCCAGATCACGGTAAAGGACCTGGCAGAAAGGCTCAAGGTAAAAGTATCGGAACTCATAAGGCAGCTGATGCTAAAGGGCGCTATGGTCACGATAAACCAGCAGATAGACTTTGCCATGGCCGCAGAAATTGCCGGAAAACTCGGCTATGAACTTAAGGAAGCAGAAGAAAAACAGAAGAGTAAAGGGCCTCTCGATACAAAGGAGGACCCTTCAAAACTTAAATCAAGGCCCCCGGTTGTTACCATCATGGGGCATGTTGACCACGGCAAGACTAAGCTGCTTGATGCTATCAGGAAATCTAACGTCATAGACACCGAGGCGGGCGGGATAACCCAGCACATTGGAGCCTACCAGGTGGACATAAAAGGAAAGCCCATCACTTTTCTTGACACTCCCGGGCACGAGGCTTTTACGGCCCTAAGAGCAAGGGGAGCCGAAATAACGGACATAGTCATAATAGTGGTGGCTGCCGACGACGGCATCATGCCTCAGACAAGAGAAGCTATTGACCATGCCAAAGCCTCATCTTCTTCCATAATCGTCGCGATCAACAAGATAGACAAACCGGACGCCAATATCGACAGAGTTAAACAGCAGCTAAGCGAGGTAGGCCTTGCTCCGGAGGACTGGGGCGGCCAGACGGTCACCGTTCCGGTATCCGCAAAGCAGGGAACGGGAATAGACCATCTGCTGGAGATGATACTTTTGGTGGCGGAAATGCTGGAGCTTAAGGCAAATCCGTCCTGTCTTGCCGGAGGAGTGGTGATCGAGGCCACACTGGACAAATCCATGGGGCCCGTTGCGACCATTCTGGTCCAGAGAGGCACACTAAAAGTCGGAGAGGCCTTCTATTCCGGCTCGGTCTACGGAAAGGTAAGGGCGCTGATAAACGACAGGGGGAAAAGGATCTCAAAAGCGCCGCCGTCCATGCCGGTAAAGATATTCGGCATCTCCGATGTACCTGTATCGGGAGACACCTTCCACGCGGCAAAGTCCGATAAAGAAGCCAGACTTGCTGCAGAAAAAGCCAGAGAAAATGAATCAGCAATCAAGCACCAGTCAAGGGTTTTCTCACTCGAGGATTTTTCGCAGAAGATCAAATCAGGCGAGTTAAAGACCCTGAACCTGATAATCAAGGCGGATGTTCAAGGCTCGGTGGAAGCGATCGTAAAGTCACTCGAAAACCTGGCCGGAGAGAATATAAAGACTCACATAGTGCTCTCCAGCAACGGAAATATCTCAAAAAGCGACATCATGCTGGCCAAAGCCTCGGAGGCCATCATAATCGGCTTTAATGTTGACTTTGAAGCGGATTCCAAGCAGCTGGCAGAATCGGAAGGCGTGGACGCCAGGCTTTACAGCATAATCTACAATGTTATAGACGATGTTAAACTGGCTATGGTAGGCATGCTGGAGCCGGAATACGAAGAGGTAATTACAGGACATGCCGAGGTAAGGCAGCTGTTCAAGTACTCCAAGGTCGGCACTATCGCGGGCTGCTTTGTCAGCGACGGCGCCATGAACAGGAACAACCCCGCAAGGCTGATAAGGGTAGGGGAAATGCTTTTTGAAGGCAAGCTGTCTTCCCTTAAGCGATTTAAGGACGATGTAAAAGAAGTTGCCTCCGGCAGCGAGTGCGGTATCGTGATCGACGGCTTTGAAAAAGTCGTGCCGGGGGACATAATAGAACAGTACGAGATGAGAAGGAAACAGAAAAATGTCAAGATCGGATAG
- the hisH gene encoding imidazole glycerol phosphate synthase subunit HisH → MPIAVIDYGSGNLRSVQKALESLGFEAVITGDRAKIASSSGIILPGVGAFDSAVLELRQKKLDSVIIEQIGCDKPFLGLCLGMQLLLESSEEGTQKGLGIIKGTVKKFSFAGLTLDPMTPIKVPQMGWNNIKFAKHSSPIMKGVADGAMMYFVHSYYCEPVEKAAVLATTDYGITFASAIEKENLYAFQFHPEKSSKDGLKLLKNFGELCKKTSR, encoded by the coding sequence GTGCCTATAGCCGTCATAGATTACGGGTCTGGCAACTTAAGGAGTGTTCAGAAAGCTCTCGAAAGCCTCGGCTTTGAAGCGGTCATCACAGGCGACAGGGCAAAGATAGCCTCTTCCAGCGGTATCATCCTTCCCGGGGTCGGCGCCTTTGACAGCGCGGTCCTTGAGTTAAGGCAGAAAAAACTCGATTCTGTTATTATCGAACAAATAGGCTGTGATAAACCTTTCCTTGGGCTTTGCCTTGGCATGCAGCTCCTGCTGGAGAGCAGCGAAGAAGGAACGCAGAAGGGATTAGGGATCATCAAAGGGACGGTCAAAAAATTCTCTTTTGCAGGCTTGACCCTTGACCCTATGACCCCTATTAAGGTCCCCCAAATGGGATGGAATAACATTAAATTTGCAAAACACTCCTCCCCCATCATGAAAGGCGTTGCGGACGGCGCCATGATGTATTTTGTCCACTCCTATTACTGCGAGCCTGTGGAAAAAGCTGCGGTGCTTGCCACCACCGACTACGGCATTACTTTTGCATCTGCTATTGAAAAAGAGAACCTTTACGCCTTTCAGTTCCATCCGGAAAAAAGTTCTAAAGACGGACTAAAACTGCTTAAGAACTTTGGAGAATTATGCAAAAAGACTTCACGATAA
- the rbfA gene encoding 30S ribosome-binding factor RbfA, protein MSRSDRVAERIKIEVSDILRREVDDPRIGFITITSVKVSNDLKTARVYFSVLGSEEEKKGAIEGVMSARNFIKIKLCSRLKLRLMPEVYFEFDTVLEKANRLWSLMNSAK, encoded by the coding sequence ATGTCAAGATCGGATAGGGTGGCGGAAAGGATAAAGATAGAGGTCAGCGACATCCTGCGCAGGGAAGTGGACGACCCAAGGATAGGTTTTATCACGATCACTTCGGTCAAGGTGTCGAATGACTTAAAGACGGCAAGGGTATATTTTAGCGTGCTCGGCAGCGAAGAAGAAAAGAAGGGCGCCATAGAGGGGGTCATGAGCGCGCGCAATTTTATCAAGATCAAGCTCTGCTCAAGGCTCAAGTTAAGGCTGATGCCCGAAGTGTATTTTGAATTTGACACGGTGCTCGAAAAGGCCAACCGCCTTTGGTCGCTGATGAACAGCGCAAAATGA
- a CDS encoding ROK family protein gives MKKYVIGVDLGGTKISTAVALPGGKMLYEKTIPTMAGQGPKKVIARIKASIIEAAQKASIKMKDVSAIGIGVPGPIIPNKGIVKNPPNLKGWKRVPLRHILSGAFSKKVFLENDANCAALAELKFGAGKKFRNFVYVTVSTGIGGGIILDKKLFSGSTGTAGEVGHMTLELDGPRCPCGKRGHFEGLACGPSFEKRTGRNPKLTGKLAGKGNRQAIRDIEELGKLIGIGFSNIVNILNPEAIIVGGGLSNLGAPFFGSIRKTVASQALAPVKILPAKLKKNTGVLGAIALCL, from the coding sequence ATGAAAAAGTATGTTATTGGGGTCGATCTCGGCGGCACAAAGATATCGACAGCGGTTGCTCTCCCTGGCGGGAAAATGCTTTATGAAAAGACGATCCCGACCATGGCCGGCCAGGGACCGAAAAAGGTTATAGCAAGGATAAAAGCCTCGATAATAGAAGCGGCCCAAAAAGCCTCTATAAAGATGAAAGATGTGTCCGCTATAGGGATAGGTGTGCCGGGACCTATAATCCCCAACAAGGGCATTGTAAAGAACCCTCCCAATCTTAAAGGCTGGAAAAGGGTCCCTTTGAGGCACATCCTCTCCGGGGCTTTTTCAAAAAAAGTGTTCCTCGAAAATGACGCCAACTGCGCTGCTCTGGCCGAATTAAAGTTCGGCGCCGGAAAAAAATTCAGGAACTTTGTTTATGTCACCGTCAGCACAGGCATAGGCGGAGGGATAATATTAGACAAAAAATTGTTCTCAGGCTCTACCGGCACCGCGGGAGAAGTGGGGCATATGACGCTGGAACTTGACGGACCGCGCTGCCCGTGCGGAAAAAGGGGCCATTTCGAAGGCCTTGCCTGCGGACCCTCCTTTGAAAAGAGAACAGGCCGCAACCCAAAGCTTACCGGAAAGCTTGCAGGAAAAGGCAACAGGCAGGCTATAAGGGACATAGAAGAACTCGGAAAACTTATAGGCATAGGTTTTTCGAACATTGTTAACATCCTTAACCCGGAAGCCATCATCGTGGGCGGAGGCCTGTCAAATCTGGGGGCTCCTTTTTTTGGCTCGATAAGAAAGACGGTGGCCTCCCAGGCGCTTGCACCCGTCAAAATACTGCCCGCAAAGTTAAAGAAGAACACCGGGGTTCTCGGAGCAATAGCGCTGTGCCTATAG
- the groES gene encoding co-chaperone GroES — protein MAKNIKPLGDRVVVKQEPGEERTQSGIVLPDTAKEKPQIGTVIAVGSGRVLDNGQKVPLELKIGDKVIYAKYGGTEIKLDGEEFIILQERDILAVKN, from the coding sequence ATGGCAAAGAACATAAAGCCGCTGGGGGACAGGGTCGTGGTAAAGCAGGAGCCGGGGGAAGAAAGAACCCAGAGCGGGATAGTGCTTCCCGACACTGCCAAGGAAAAACCGCAGATAGGCACGGTTATCGCGGTGGGTTCCGGCAGAGTGCTCGACAACGGCCAGAAGGTGCCGCTGGAGCTTAAGATAGGCGACAAGGTCATCTATGCTAAGTACGGCGGGACAGAGATCAAATTAGACGGCGAAGAGTTCATCATACTCCAGGAGCGCGATATCCTGGCTGTAAAGAACTAA